One stretch of Tepiditoga spiralis DNA includes these proteins:
- the wecB gene encoding non-hydrolyzing UDP-N-acetylglucosamine 2-epimerase, with the protein MKIISLIGARPQFIKEAIINKEIKKTNIQEIIVHSGQHYDKNMSDIFFQTLGITQPDYNMNIGSGKHGEMTGKIMIEFEKIVEKEKPDMILVYGDTNTTLAGAIVASKMKIPVVHVEAGIRQEPKDMPEEINRVLTDRISNMLFCASKQSVENLKKENIKNGVHFVGDVMYDLYKMMEKDFKYDKFNELNLKKDEYILMTMHRDFNVDKKEKLEKILKQVEKISEEKKIVFTIHPRTKARIKEFKLKKYLKEVVVIEPIDYLNLMGLVKNSWKVITDSGGLQKEAYFAKKRAIVVMPDTGWRELIEVKWNVLANENNLYEKTFLNFKEVYPKNVYGNADAGKKIVDLLLNNN; encoded by the coding sequence ATGAAAATAATAAGCTTAATAGGAGCAAGGCCACAATTTATAAAAGAAGCAATAATAAACAAAGAAATAAAAAAAACAAACATACAAGAAATCATAGTACATTCAGGACAACACTATGATAAAAATATGTCTGATATATTTTTTCAAACACTTGGAATAACTCAACCAGACTACAATATGAATATAGGATCTGGAAAACATGGAGAAATGACAGGGAAAATAATGATAGAGTTTGAAAAAATAGTTGAAAAAGAAAAGCCAGATATGATATTAGTTTATGGAGATACAAATACTACACTTGCAGGAGCAATAGTAGCAAGTAAAATGAAAATCCCTGTAGTTCATGTAGAAGCTGGAATAAGACAAGAACCAAAAGATATGCCAGAAGAAATAAATAGAGTTCTTACAGATAGAATATCAAATATGCTTTTTTGTGCATCAAAACAAAGTGTAGAAAACTTAAAAAAAGAAAATATAAAAAATGGAGTACACTTTGTAGGAGATGTTATGTATGACTTGTACAAAATGATGGAAAAAGACTTTAAATATGATAAATTCAATGAATTGAATTTAAAAAAAGATGAGTATATATTAATGACAATGCACAGAGATTTTAATGTAGATAAAAAAGAAAAATTAGAAAAAATCTTAAAACAAGTAGAAAAAATAAGTGAAGAAAAAAAGATAGTATTCACTATTCATCCAAGAACAAAAGCAAGAATAAAAGAATTTAAACTAAAAAAATATTTAAAAGAAGTTGTAGTAATTGAACCAATTGATTATTTAAATTTAATGGGTCTTGTAAAAAATTCTTGGAAAGTAATAACAGATTCAGGAGGACTGCAAAAAGAAGCATACTTTGCAAAAAAAAGAGCAATTGTAGTAATGCCAGACACTGGATGGAGAGAATTAATAGAAGTAAAATGGAATGTTTTGGCAAATGAAAATAATTTATATGAAAAAACATTTTTAAACTTCAAAGAAGTCTATCCAAAGAATGTATATGGAAATGCCGATGCAGGTAAAAAAATTGTTGATTTATTGCTTAATAATAACTAA
- a CDS encoding lipopolysaccharide biosynthesis protein, translating to MKKNVKDIMTYFIGSLFPMFIGFLSSPIFTRYFTPDEYGILGLINITYSYINVFFISWISSCLWRYYNKFKNKNELSKLLNIIISIFFINCFILIISGFLITYLIPSLNEYMILLLLKNIALLTGGFVGYYLIILRLEGKAFKYVFFSSSVAYINFVIMLLLTFKFSWRIEAFYFSQILSNFPFFLTFLLYIGKNTTEIKPFKILLNEKKILKEMFLFGIASGLTIITQYLLSSGDRYILKIFRDLSELGIYDRVYNISNRSVFLLIGVFFNTFNPFIYDKLENDIKNIDKHYENLIPKYILFIFPIVLFVSLYSKEVAFILLGEKFRIGYTIIPFVVFGTFFMGINTFFEVKLKFTNIKYVLRGYIFATIINIILNFIFIPKFGYYAAAFTTTLSNFILLFYLAYKSRIFKLKYILINKINYTIPLIFLGISTVSFFIVRLFFNPNLLFSIIEGCFYFFMYIFITIKLNKKLLK from the coding sequence GTGAAAAAAAATGTAAAAGATATAATGACATATTTTATTGGTTCATTATTTCCTATGTTTATAGGTTTTTTATCTTCTCCTATTTTTACAAGATATTTTACGCCTGATGAATATGGTATTTTAGGATTAATAAATATAACTTATAGTTATATAAATGTTTTTTTTATATCTTGGATATCAAGCTGTTTGTGGAGATATTATAATAAATTTAAAAATAAAAATGAATTATCAAAACTATTAAATATAATAATATCAATATTCTTTATAAATTGTTTTATTCTAATAATTTCTGGATTTTTAATAACTTATTTAATACCTTCTTTAAATGAATATATGATTTTATTACTATTGAAAAATATAGCTTTATTAACTGGTGGTTTTGTTGGATATTATTTAATTATATTAAGATTAGAAGGTAAAGCTTTTAAATATGTTTTCTTTAGTTCAAGTGTTGCATATATAAATTTCGTTATTATGTTATTATTGACTTTTAAGTTTTCTTGGAGAATAGAAGCTTTTTATTTTTCACAAATATTATCAAATTTTCCATTCTTTTTAACCTTTTTATTATACATAGGAAAAAATACAACTGAAATAAAACCATTTAAAATTCTATTGAATGAGAAGAAAATACTAAAAGAAATGTTTTTATTTGGAATTGCAAGTGGTTTAACTATAATAACCCAATATTTGTTATCAAGTGGAGACAGATATATATTAAAAATATTTAGAGATTTATCAGAACTTGGTATATACGATAGAGTTTATAATATAAGCAATAGAAGTGTATTCTTATTAATAGGAGTATTTTTTAATACTTTTAATCCTTTTATATATGACAAGTTAGAAAATGATATAAAAAACATTGATAAACATTATGAAAATCTAATTCCAAAGTATATTTTATTTATTTTTCCAATAGTCTTATTTGTCTCGTTATATTCAAAAGAAGTTGCTTTTATATTGCTGGGAGAAAAATTCAGAATTGGTTATACTATAATTCCATTTGTAGTATTTGGTACATTTTTTATGGGAATAAATACTTTTTTTGAAGTAAAATTAAAGTTTACTAACATAAAGTATGTACTAAGAGGTTATATTTTTGCTACTATTATTAATATAATTTTAAACTTTATTTTCATTCCAAAATTCGGTTATTATGCCGCAGCTTTTACCACAACATTGTCTAATTTTATACTTCTATTTTATTTAGCCTATAAATCTAGAATTTTTAAATTAAAATATATTTTAATTAATAAAATTAATTATACAATACCTCTAATTTTTTTAGGGATAAGCACAGTTAGTTTTTTTATAGTGAGATTGTTCTTTAATCCAAATCTTTTGTTTTCCATAATCGAAGGATGTTTTTATTTCTTTATGTATATTTTTATTACAATAAAATTAAATAAAAAATTACTTAAATGA
- a CDS encoding CapA family protein: MKINLAGDVSFSLLKGEAKNFMIREKEEKLFKIFLSKILNKLNINYKLYYNYMFKDIKLKEYSNEQILYNTNIQIRDINPFEHMKQFFKEADISFFNLETPISNKGRHVGDFNSEIKYLNYIKDLDISLVSIANNHMFDNGEIGFEETLKNLENNNIRYIGGGWNLSNARTLKTIEKKGIKITFLAYTDHCNRNFYGLARENNSGILPLYSKLIKKDINRAKKISDYVFVYLHFVLENKTLIHKEEQKIARKIIDYGADVLIGGHSHVPKGFEIYNNKPIIYSLGNFIFGYNSKNWGNNLVSTIELNKNKISEIKIYPILSKKEYIFSPIILNNSEGIKLLTRIKKDSKKYCKTKLLLNEKDCYLSYKF; this comes from the coding sequence ATGAAAATTAATTTAGCTGGAGATGTTTCTTTTTCTTTATTAAAAGGTGAAGCAAAAAATTTTATGATAAGAGAAAAAGAAGAAAAATTATTTAAAATTTTTTTATCTAAAATTTTAAATAAACTCAATATAAATTATAAATTATATTACAATTATATGTTTAAAGATATAAAATTAAAAGAATATTCTAATGAACAGATTTTGTATAATACTAATATACAAATAAGAGACATTAATCCTTTTGAACATATGAAACAATTTTTTAAAGAAGCAGATATCTCTTTTTTCAATTTAGAAACCCCCATTTCAAATAAAGGTAGACATGTTGGAGATTTTAATAGTGAGATAAAATATTTGAATTATATAAAAGATTTAGATATTAGTTTAGTTTCAATTGCAAACAATCATATGTTTGACAATGGAGAAATAGGATTTGAAGAAACTTTAAAAAATTTAGAAAATAATAATATCAGATATATTGGTGGTGGATGGAATTTATCCAATGCTAGAACTTTAAAAACAATTGAAAAAAAAGGTATAAAAATAACTTTTTTAGCTTATACCGATCATTGTAATAGGAATTTTTATGGTTTAGCAAGGGAAAATAATTCTGGTATTTTACCTTTATATTCAAAATTAATAAAAAAAGATATAAATAGAGCTAAAAAAATCTCAGATTATGTTTTTGTGTATTTGCATTTTGTATTAGAAAATAAAACTTTAATTCATAAAGAAGAACAAAAAATAGCTAGAAAAATTATAGATTATGGGGCTGATGTATTAATAGGTGGTCATTCTCATGTACCAAAAGGATTTGAAATATATAATAATAAACCTATAATTTATTCTTTAGGTAATTTTATTTTTGGATATAACTCAAAAAATTGGGGAAATAATTTAGTTTCAACTATTGAATTAAATAAAAATAAAATTTCTGAAATAAAAATTTATCCAATATTATCTAAAAAAGAGTATATATTTTCACCCATAATTTTAAATAATAGTGAAGGTATTAAACTTTTAACCAGAATAAAAAAAGATTCTAAAAAATATTGTAAAACTAAACTTTTATTAAATGAAAAAGATTGTTATTTATCTTATAAATTTTAG